The window ACCAGCAGCATCAGCAACCCTAAGTATTGCACCGAGGTTTCTTGGATCTTCTATCTCATCAAGGATAATAACAAGTGCTGATTCCCTAGATTCTATCTTTTTTAGAAGATCTCCTGTATCAAGCACTTTCTTCTTCTTCACAAGGGCGGCTACTGATTGATGTCCTTTTTGAAAGCGGACATCAAAAAAGGAGTTCTCGACCCATTTAACAGTAATATTTGCCTTTTTTGAAAGTTCAAGGATCTCTTCAAGACCTTTTTTTCTTGTTTCAGATATATAGAGCTCCTTTACCCTTCTGGCTCTGAGTGCCTCCTTTACAGGATTTAGACCACAGATCATTTCATAGTCTGATCTTCCACTCTGTTTTGTCACGTTTATCCTCTAAAATAATACCTTTTTCTTCGAGCTCCTTTCTTATTGCGTCAGCGGTCTTAAAATCCTTAAGCCTTCTTGCCTCAGCCCTGAGCCTTATCCTTTCATTTATATAGTCCTCTGTAACATCTATTCCCTTCATACGTGCCATGGCTAGATACCACTGTCTCGGGGTTTTCTGGAAGATATTAAGAACATGCCCGATTTCCTTTATCTCCTCAACTGCTTTTTTTATTAGCTCAACTGACTTTCTTCCCTCAGGAGATCTGTCTATGAATCTGTTAAGCTCCTTTATAAATTCAAAAATATGGCCGATAGCAAGGGCTGTATTAAAGTCATCATCCATTGCATCTTTAAAACTATCCTTAAATCTCTTGATTGCCTCTTCAAATTCTGGATAATCCCTATCACTATCTTCCCTCTTAAGCTCAAGAAATTCCTGAACCCTTTCCATGGTATTATAAAATCTCTCAAGGGAATTAACAGCCTCTTTTAAGGAATCCTCTGAAAACTCCACAGGGCTTCTGTAATGGGTTGAGAGAAGAAAGAATCTCAAAACTTCAGGATCATATTTATTCAATACCTCCCTGATTGTAAAGAAATTTCCAAGGGATTTTGACATCTTCTCCTTATCCACTGTAATAAAGCCATTGTGAATCCAGTATTTTGCAAGTGGCTTTCCTGTATAAGCCTCAGACTGGGCTATCTCATTTTCATGATGAGGAAATATCAGGTCTGCACCTCCACCATGGATATCAAAGGTGGCACCGAGATTCTTCATAGACATGGCACTACATTCTATATGCCAGCCTGGCCTTCCAGGACCCCATGGACTCGGCCATGATGGCTCTCCTGGTTTTGATGCTTTCCAGAGCGCAAAATCCATGGGATCCTTCTTTCTCTCATCCACCTCCACACGGGCTCCAGCAAGCATGCTTGAACGATCACGCTTTGAGAGTTTTCCATATTCTGGAAAGGATGACACAGAGAAATAAACATCACCATCAACCACATAGGCATGTCCCTTCTCAATAAGGATTTTAATGACTTCTATCATCTCATTTATATACTCTGTAGCCTTTGGCTCAATATCTGCCCTCTCCACACCGAGGGCATCCATATCTCTGTAAAACTCCTCTGTATATTTTCTTGCTACCTCATCCCAGGGAATGCCCTCCTCCTTTGCCCTCTTTATAATCTTGTCATCAATATCTGTAAAATTTCTTACGAAGGTAACATCATAACCTCTGTACCTGAGATACCTTCTTATAACATCAAACACTACTGCACTCCTTGCATGGCCCACATGGCAGTAATCATAAACAGTGACTCCACAGACATACATCCTCACCTTCTTATCATCAAGGGGAATAAATTCTTCTTTCCTTCCTGTAAGGGTATTGAATACTCTCATCCTGCCTCCTCTGCCTTCAAGTTTTTCAATCCTCCTTTCAAGGTCTGAGAGCTTCTGCTCAAGGAAATGAAACCTCTCCTCAACAGGGTCCGGTATGTGCACGTGGTCAAGCATCTCCACAACACCTTCTTCCATAAATCTCAGTGTCTTTTTCTTGATAACCCTGCCCGGTACACCTACAACTATTGAATGGTCAGGCACAGATTTCAGGACCACAGAATTTGCTCCAATCTTAACATAATCTCCTATTTTTATATTTCCAAGTATCTTTGCACCAGCTCCCACCACCACATGGTTTCCCAGTGTAGGATGTCTCTTGCCTTTTTCCTTTCCCGTTCCACCAAGTGTAACACCCTGATAAAGAAGGCAGTCCTCTCCAATCTCAGCTGTCTCACCTATCACCACTCCCATTCCGTGATCAATAAAAAATCCAGGACCGATCTTTGCACCAGGATGAATCTCTATGCCTGTAAGGAATCTTGCTATTGCAGAAAGTATTCTCGGAATGAGAGGAATCTTTAATTTCCATAGTGCATGGCTTATCCTGTGAATAAATATTGCATGAAATCCTGGATAGGTGAAGATCACCTCCAGGGCATTTCTGGCAGCAGGGTCCCTATCAAATACTGCCCTGAAATCCCTCTTTACTGCGCTCCAGAATCCCATAATTTTTCACACTTCCTGTTTCCTTATGGTGGAAATTTCAATCTCTTTACTGAAGGCCTCTTTTGTTACCTGTTGAGCAGAAAAAAGGAAATCTACTTACCCAAGTTTCTTTCAAAAAGTCTATCCTCGTAATCATCAAGATTAACAGGTCTCTTAAGCATAATACTCAGTTTCATTAATTTAAAGTTCAATTCCCGTATTTTCTTGAGCCTCTTTTCGTCATCATCAATGGTATTTATGAGATCCTTTAAAGAAACTATCTCCTTTTTCAGTTCTAACTCAGGAGGAAGATAGCCTGTGTTTTTCAGAATCCTGTAAGCCATCCTCAGGTCTTCAGGGATGAGTGAGTCATCATCAAGATTGAGAGGTTTTCCTTTATTGGGAAGGTTATCAAAATCACCTCGCTCCATTGCCTCACGGATGCGCTCCTCAGCTATCCTCTTTAAAAAATACATAAAAAATTATAACACAGAGAAGGTTATGATTATCTTTTAGAGGCATCAAGGACAGTTATTCCAACCAGTTCATTTTCTTTATACCTTAAAAGTATTCCATCATCTGTCATTTCTGAATCTGTAGCCTTCTGGGGTCTTTTAAAGCTTATATAAAGCACATCCGCCTCCTCATCATAATCAATCCACATCCTTCTCTGAGGAAATCTTAACAGGGAATGAGTTGCCTTTAAAATCTCTTCTACTGTCTCTTTCTTTAAGGCTTCTGCCATACTATCACCTCTTTCTTAAATTTTATTTTTGAAGTAAAGTAAGCTTAATAATAAAACCATCCTCTTTGTTCAGTTCTTTATAGACTACAGCAAGAAATTTATTTTCCTTCTTTTTTAATGCAATAAGCGCATCCCCATAGCCTCTTATTATAATCTCAGGGTCTTCCACTGTATTCAAAACCTCATCATAATATCCCGAAAGATCATCGTGGTTTTCTACAATATGAAACCACCTTTCCTCAGTAAGTCTTATAGGAACATTGTTAATAGATTTTATTATATCCATCTAAACTCGAATCTCGCCGATAAAAATCTATCAGTCATCTACTGAGCAAACTCAACCTCTTTAAAAAATCCATAAAAAATTATAACATATATGTCATCCTTTAAAATCAGGAGGTAGGAGATGAAAATAAAGGTAAAAAACCCGATTGTCGAGATGGATGGAGACGAGATGGCAAGGGTTATATGGAAGATGATAAAGGAAAATCTGATTCTCCCCTATCTTGATATTGAGCTTAAATATTTTGACCTCGGAATCCTTAGCAGGGATGAAACAGAAGACAGGATTACGGCGGAGGCTGCAGAGGCGATAAAGCTCTACGGTGTTGGTGTAAAATGTGCCACAATAACACCAAATGCAGATCGGGTTAAAGAATTCAATCTTAAAAAGGCATGGCCCAGTCCGAATGCCACAATAAGGGCAATACTTGATGGAACGGTCTTCAGAAAACCAATTACAGTTAAAAACATCCCTCCCCTGGTGAAAACATGGAAAAGACCCATAATTATTGGAAGGCATGCCTACGGAGACATATATAAATCAGCAGAGTCATTCATAGAAAAAAGCGCAAAGGTTGAATTAAAAATCTCCTATGATGACGGCTCAGAAGAGAGCATACCTGTCCACAGATTCAGTGGCTCTGGAATTGTCATGGCAATTCACAACACAGACAGCTCAATAAGGAGTTTTGCAAGAGCCTGCATAAACTATGCAATTGACCAGAAGGTTGACATATGGTTTGGGGCAAAGGACACCATTTCAAAAACCTATCATGGAAGGTTCAGGGACATTTTCAGTGAAGAGATAGATGCAAGAAAAACAGAACTTGAAGAGGCTGGCATTCATTATCGCTACATGCTTATTGATGACGCAGTTGCTCAGGTCCTTAAATCAGAAGGCGGGATACTCTGGGCATGCATGAATTATGATGGAGATGTGATGAGCGACATGATTGCCACAGGTTTTGGAAGCCTTGGCATGATGACCTCAGTGCTCGTAAGCCCTGATGGAAAATTTGAATACGAGGCTGCCCATGGCACAGTTGTCAGACATTACAGACAGTATCTTAAAGGAGAACCGACATCAACAAATCCTGTAGCATCCATATTTGCCTGGTCAGGAGCTCTAAGAAAAAGAGGAGAACTTGATAAAACAGATGAACTAATTAAATTTGCAGAGGCTCTTGAAAAGGCAGTAACCAATACCATAGAGTCAGGCGTAATGACAAAAGACCTCATAACACTTGCAGAACCAAAGGTTGAAAGATACGCCCTCACAGAGGAATTTATCGATGCCGTAAAGAAAGAACTGGATAAAAGCCTTTTTTCCACCTCGCAGGTGTAAAAATTTTATTCCAGGCAGAGGGATTTTATTTTTGATATCTCTCTCTGATAGTCGATCCTTGATAATACAAATTTTCTGTATTGTTCTTTTTCTATATGCAGATAATCGCTGAAATCACATATCCTTTTATTATAAGGTATAAGGTCAATAAATTCTCTGTAAGAAGAAAATTTCCAATCCTCGGGTTTCTGAACTAGATCATCACTCGTAGGATTTAAGTGAATATATCTTGTTAAATGATATAATTGTTCATCAGTGTTAACCAGAACCTTTTTGAATCTGCTCTAAAGAGGGGACCTTTACGCCCGTATCTTGTGTTGAAGTACCTTGTATAACTGTTTAAAATCCTGGCAATGTAGAAAGAAATTCCCTTCTTCTTTTCCTCGCTTAATATTAAGTGAAGATGGGTGGGCATAAGACAGTAGGCTATTATTTTGACCAGGGGATTCCGTGAAATGGAGTACTTCGTAAAAAATCTATCCTTATTTTTTGACGCATGAAAGAGAGAATACTTAGCAGGCGGATTTTCTATCCTGTAAAAATTCAGAAGTTCTCTCATCCTTTCATAATCAGCAGCGGTTCTAAAAATCCTGTATCCCTCAATACTCTTCGTAAATACATGATAGATTGTGCTCAT is drawn from Thermodesulfovibrionales bacterium and contains these coding sequences:
- a CDS encoding transposase, with protein sequence MATAGKADATGKNNMSTIYHVFTKSIEGYRIFRTAADYERMRELLNFYRIENPPAKYSLFHASKNKDRFFTKYSISRNPLVKIIAYCLMPTHLHLILSEEKKKGISFYIARILNSYTRYFNTRYGRKGPLFRADSKRFWLTLMNNYII
- a CDS encoding DUF2283 domain-containing protein, which translates into the protein MAEALKKETVEEILKATHSLLRFPQRRMWIDYDEEADVLYISFKRPQKATDSEMTDDGILLRYKENELVGITVLDASKR
- a CDS encoding DUF1992 domain-containing protein, whose product is MYFLKRIAEERIREAMERGDFDNLPNKGKPLNLDDDSLIPEDLRMAYRILKNTGYLPPELELKKEIVSLKDLINTIDDDEKRLKKIRELNFKLMKLSIMLKRPVNLDDYEDRLFERNLGK
- the rlmB gene encoding 23S rRNA (guanosine(2251)-2'-O)-methyltransferase RlmB; this translates as MTKQSGRSDYEMICGLNPVKEALRARRVKELYISETRKKGLEEILELSKKANITVKWVENSFFDVRFQKGHQSVAALVKKKKVLDTGDLLKKIESRESALVIILDEIEDPRNLGAILRVADAAGADGVVIQKYRQAGISPEVIKSSAGAYEYVDIVMENNIKYSINAFKKEGFTIIGADIKAEKNLWQVDLRGKIGLIMGSEGRGIRETVLKLCDEIVFIPMLGKVNSLNVSVATGIIVFEALRQRMI
- a CDS encoding NADP-dependent isocitrate dehydrogenase, whose product is MKIKVKNPIVEMDGDEMARVIWKMIKENLILPYLDIELKYFDLGILSRDETEDRITAEAAEAIKLYGVGVKCATITPNADRVKEFNLKKAWPSPNATIRAILDGTVFRKPITVKNIPPLVKTWKRPIIIGRHAYGDIYKSAESFIEKSAKVELKISYDDGSEESIPVHRFSGSGIVMAIHNTDSSIRSFARACINYAIDQKVDIWFGAKDTISKTYHGRFRDIFSEEIDARKTELEEAGIHYRYMLIDDAVAQVLKSEGGILWACMNYDGDVMSDMIATGFGSLGMMTSVLVSPDGKFEYEAAHGTVVRHYRQYLKGEPTSTNPVASIFAWSGALRKRGELDKTDELIKFAEALEKAVTNTIESGVMTKDLITLAEPKVERYALTEEFIDAVKKELDKSLFSTSQV
- the cysS gene encoding cysteine--tRNA ligase, whose amino-acid sequence is MRVFNTLTGRKEEFIPLDDKKVRMYVCGVTVYDYCHVGHARSAVVFDVIRRYLRYRGYDVTFVRNFTDIDDKIIKRAKEEGIPWDEVARKYTEEFYRDMDALGVERADIEPKATEYINEMIEVIKILIEKGHAYVVDGDVYFSVSSFPEYGKLSKRDRSSMLAGARVEVDERKKDPMDFALWKASKPGEPSWPSPWGPGRPGWHIECSAMSMKNLGATFDIHGGGADLIFPHHENEIAQSEAYTGKPLAKYWIHNGFITVDKEKMSKSLGNFFTIREVLNKYDPEVLRFFLLSTHYRSPVEFSEDSLKEAVNSLERFYNTMERVQEFLELKREDSDRDYPEFEEAIKRFKDSFKDAMDDDFNTALAIGHIFEFIKELNRFIDRSPEGRKSVELIKKAVEEIKEIGHVLNIFQKTPRQWYLAMARMKGIDVTEDYINERIRLRAEARRLKDFKTADAIRKELEEKGIILEDKRDKTEWKIRL